A region from the Pelobates fuscus isolate aPelFus1 chromosome 1, aPelFus1.pri, whole genome shotgun sequence genome encodes:
- the SPRYD4 gene encoding SPRY domain-containing protein 4, with translation MASPMRAVMSGSRALRCWKARVSPLTGYVGVTSRRDISFQLDEKTAHSSLDLFKKNTGVIYRMLGIDPSKVTQSPERFREWAVVLGDTHIVNGRHYWEVTVKRSQEFRIGVADADMSRDECIGVNNRSWVFAYSHKKWHGMQANKIIPITNIGHPSKVGLLLDYEGGKLSLVDSDKGSLVHTLSANFRGPVVPAFALWDGELLTHSNLDVPDYL, from the exons ATGGCGTCGCCCATGAGGGCAGTGATGTCGGGGAGTCGTGCCCTGCGCTGCTGGAAGGCCAGGGTCTCTCCTCTCACAGGTTACGTCGGTGTCACGTCGAGGAGAG ATATTTCTTTCCAGCTTGATGAGAAAACTGCTCACAGCAGTCTTGACTTGTTTAAGAAAAATACAGGAGTTATTTATCGCATGCTGGGTATTGACCCTTCCAAGGTCACTCAAAGTCCTGAGCGTTTCAGAGAATGGGCAGTTGTCCTGGGCGACACTCACATAGTAAACGGTCGTCATTATTGGGAGGTGACAGTGAAACGATCCCAGGAGTTCCGCATTGGTGTAGCAGATGCAGACATGTCAAGAGATGAATGCATCGGTGTCAATAACCGTTCTTGGGTCTTTGCTTATAGCCATAAAAAGTGGCATGGTATGCAGGCAAATAAAATAATTCCGATTACAAATATCGGCCATCCAAGCAAAGTAGGGCTGCTCCTTGACTATGAAGGTGGAAAGCTGAGCCTTGTAGACTCTGATAAAGGCTCTCTAGTCCACACTCTCTCTGCTAATTTTCGTGGTCCAGTTGTGCCTGCATTCGCCCTTTGGGATGGAGAACTTCTCACTCAttcaaacttggatgtacctgaTTATCTCTGA